From Stenotrophomonas sp. SAU14A_NAIMI4_8:
CGGCAGCACCCCGCGCAGGTCCAGCCAGGCTGCCAGCACGGCATTCGCCGCGCCCGACGCCGCATCTTCGAAGCGCCGCCCGTTGCCGACGAAGGCGCGCACCGCCAGGTCGTAACCCTCATTGCCATCGCTGAAGGCGTAGGCGAACACGCCCATGCTGTCGGTGGATTCGGCCAGGGTGGCGATCGCGTCCCAGTCCGGCTGCAGTGCGCGCAGCTGTGCTTCATCGGCCACCTGCACCACCCACCAGCTGCGGCCGCCCTGCATGCGTGCAGGGGGCAGGGTGCCCAGCGGCCAGCCCTGCAGCGCAGCGGCCAGGCGCGGGTCATCGGCCGGCGCAGTCTCGGCCAGCTGCGCGCGCGGGGTGCGGATGGCGATGCGCTGCTGCGCGCCTTCGCCCATCACCTGCAGCGGCAGCGCGCCGGCAATGCCGTCCTGCACCAGTACGCCGTCCACCGGCGTGGCCAGCCCGGCCAGCAGCACCGCATGCGCGGTACCGACGCTGGGGTGGCCGGCGAACGGGACTTCCTTCTGCGGGCTGAACATGCGCAGGCGGTAGCTGCTGCCGGCCGTTTCGGGCGGGAACACGAAAGTGGTTTCCGGCAGCCGGGTCCAGCGCGCGATGGCCTGCATGGTGGTGTCGTCCAGGCCTTCGGCATCGAGTACCACGGCCAATGGATTGCCGGCGCCGGCGCGCGGGGAAAACACATCCAGTTGCAGGAAACGGCGTGCGGACATCAGGGGGAGCTCCAACGAAATGGGGGATGGTAGCGCGGGGGCCATGCCCCGCGAGCGCGCAGCGCGGTGCGGTGATGCCGCCGGGCATGGCCCGGCGCTACCAGCGGATGAGGCCGTCGATCACGCACTGCACCTGGCCGCCGATCCACACCGTGCCCTGGGCATCCACCCGCACATGGACGCGACCGTCGCGGCCGACCTCGCGGCCCTGGCTGGCCACGTAGCTGCCGCTGCCGCCGGGCAGCACGCCGCGCTCGCCCAGCCAGGCGCCGATCAGCGCGTTGGCGCTGCCGGTTACCGGGTCTTCGGGCACGTTCACCGCATCACCGGGGCAGAACGCGCGCACCACCCACTGGTGCTGCGCGGCGTCTTCGGCGGCGAACACCGCCACGCCCGTGGCGTCGGTGGCATTGCTCCAGTCGCGCAGGGCGGCCATGTCCGGCGCCAGCGTGCGTACCGCGGCGGCGTCGCGCAGCGGCAGCAGCCACCAGCGCGGGCCGTTGTCCCACAGCTCGGGCGCCTGACCGTCGGCGGCCCGTGCCC
This genomic window contains:
- a CDS encoding PhzF family phenazine biosynthesis protein gives rise to the protein MSARRFLQLDVFSPRAGAGNPLAVVLDAEGLDDTTMQAIARWTRLPETTFVFPPETAGSSYRLRMFSPQKEVPFAGHPSVGTAHAVLLAGLATPVDGVLVQDGIAGALPLQVMGEGAQQRIAIRTPRAQLAETAPADDPRLAAALQGWPLGTLPPARMQGGRSWWVVQVADEAQLRALQPDWDAIATLAESTDSMGVFAYAFSDGNEGYDLAVRAFVGNGRRFEDAASGAANAVLAAWLDLRGVLPRGREPYEVSQGREVGHDARLTLRVDADGEVWSGGQVQTVIAGTLDW
- a CDS encoding PhzF family phenazine biosynthesis protein, producing the protein MPAFRYLQLDVFADQPGRGNPLGVVLGAEGLSAARMQALAAWLNLSETVFFLPPSAPGADYHIRIFTPASELPFAGHPSVGAAWAAVTRGLAHPRDGALVQQCAAGLLPVRVSGAADAPHIELASPPARRLQTAPGAVPDTLRARAADGQAPELWDNGPRWWLLPLRDAAAVRTLAPDMAALRDWSNATDATGVAVFAAEDAAQHQWVVRAFCPGDAVNVPEDPVTGSANALIGAWLGERGVLPGGSGSYVASQGREVGRDGRVHVRVDAQGTVWIGGQVQCVIDGLIRW